Proteins encoded together in one Impatiens glandulifera chromosome 1, dImpGla2.1, whole genome shotgun sequence window:
- the LOC124922301 gene encoding proteasome subunit beta type-5-B-like, protein MNRLDTCALESNLFRPEIGLLDGLSSAPAFDLPKTADFDSFQKKSVQMVKPAKGTTTLAFIFKEGVMVAADSRASMGGYISSQSVKKIIEINPYMLGTMAGGAADCQFWHRNLGIKCRLHELANKRRISVTGASKLLANILYNYRGMGLSVGTMIAGWDETGPGLYYVDNDGGRMKGTRFSVGSGSPYAYGVLDDGYRYDMSIEEAAELARRSIYHATFRDGASGGVASVYYVGPTGWKKLSGDDVAELHYHYNPVEPVVVEQEMAESTPVA, encoded by the exons ATGAATAGGCTTGACACATGCGCTCTTGAATCAAACCTCTTTAGACCGGAGATTGGTCTTCTCGATGGCTTGTCAAGTGCTCCAGCTTTCGATCTTCCTAAAACCGCTGAT TTTGATAGCTTTCAGAAGAAATCCGTTCAGATGGTGAAGCCTGCAAAAGGTACAACAACTTTGGCTTTCATTTTTAAGGAAGGTGTTATGGTTGCTGCTGACTCTCGTGCTTCTATGGGAGGATATATAT CTTCACAATCTGTGAAGAAAATTATTGAGATCAATCCTTATATGCTTGGGACAATGGCTGGTGGAGCTGCCGATTGCCAGTTCTGGCACAGAAATTTGGGGATTAAG TGCCGATTGCATGAGCTTGCCAATAAGCGAAGAATCTCAGTTACTGGTGCCTCAAAGTTACTTGCGAATATTCTGTATAACTACCGTGGAATGGGTTTGTCTGTTGGAACAATGATTGCTGGTTGGGATGAGACG GGTCCTGGTCTATATTATGTGGACAATGATGGTGGACGCATGAAGGGAACAAGATTCTCTGTAGGATCTGGCTCACCGTATGCTTATGGTGTGCTGGATGATGG GTATCGATATGACATGTCAATAGAGGAAGCTGCAGAATTGGCTAGGCGCTCAATTTATCACGCAACTTTCCGTGATGGAGCTAGTGGTGGTGTTGCTAGCG TTTATTACGTGGGCCCGACCGGATGGAAGAAGCTCTCTGGAGACGACGTGGCAGAACTCCACTACCACTATAATCCTGTAGAACCAGTGGTGGTTGAGCAAGAGATGGCAGAATCCACTCCAGTGGCTTAG
- the LOC124922302 gene encoding receptor protein kinase-like protein ZAR1 has protein sequence MFRFQFLTVTFLFLSITTTNHVHFAVSLSADGLSLLSFKSAMDDGGLALPDWDSADKNPCHWTGITCINISSSAASSDEPRVVGIALSGKKLKGYIPSELGSLYYLRRLNLHANSLYGTIPDQLFNASSLHSLYLYDNNLSGSIPPSICGPSRILNIDLSHNSISGEIPKDLRNCRQLQRLILARNSLSGEIPLGIWPEMANLLQLDLSDNNLSGSIPQDFGELKSLTGTLNLSFNHFSGTLPKSLGDLPMTVSFDLRDNNVSGEIPQSGSFTNQGPTAFLNNPFLCGFPLQKSCLNSSQSVNGTENPPPGSDNTASKKGLNPGLIILISVADAVGISFIGLIILYLYWRKKDSHGCSCRGKEKLGDNPGTIFSSCLCFFGISTNDSDVESEKGGNGAASGSGVGGGEGDLVAIDKGFSFELDELLRASAYVLGKSGLGIVYKVVLGNGCPVAVRRLGEGGEQRYKEFVAEVQAIGRVKHPNIVKLRAYYWAPDEKLLISDFISNGNLASALRGKPSSNLTWSTRLSIAKGTARGLAYLHECSPRKFVHGDIKPSNILLDNDFHPYICDFGLTKLITITGNNPSSSGGFIGGALPYLKSVQQDRSSNNYKAPEARVTNTRPTQKWDVYSFGVVLLELLTGKSPDNSSPGQATSTSTEIQDLVRWVKEGFEEEKRTLSDMVDPCLLHELDCKKEMMAVIHVALACCESDAETRPRMKTVLENLEKI, from the exons ATGTTCCGCTTCCAATTTCTTACAGTTACGTTTCTCTTCCTTTCAATCACTACTACTAATCATGTGCATTTTGCGGTTTCTCTATCCGCCGACGGACTCTCACTTCTCTCATTCAAGTCCGCCATGGATGACGGTGGTTTAGCCTTACCGGATTGGGACAGCGCCGATAAAAACCCTTGCCATTGGACCGGGATTACATGTATCAATATATCTTCTTCTGCTGCTTCTAGTGACGAGCCTCGCGTAGTCGGGATCGCACTCTCTGGAAAGAAACTCAAAGGATATATTCCATCCGAGCTTGGATCTCTATACTACCTTCGCCGTCTCAATCTCCATGCTAATAGCTTATACGGAACAATACCTGATCAGCTTTTCAATGCTTCTTCTCTCCATAGTCTGTATCTATATGATAACAATCTATCTGGCTCTATTCCTCCTTCTATCTGTGGTCCGTCGCGGATTTTGAACATCGATCTCTCGCATAACTCTATTTCCGGCGAAATTCCAAAGGATCTTCGCAATTGCCGGCAGTTACAGAGGCTAATACTCGCTAGGAATAGTTTATCAGGAGAGATTCCTCTAGGTATTTGGCCAGAAATGGCGAATTTGCTTCAGCTTGATCTATCAGATAATAATCTAAGTGGATCAATTCCTCAAGACTTTGGCGAGcttaaatctctaacaggaaCACTTAATCTGTCATTCAATCATTTCTCCGGTACTCTTCCTAAATCCTTGGGTGATTTACCGATGACCGTCAGTTTCGATCTCCGTGATAACAATGTCAGCGGCGAAATTCCTCAGTCAGGTTCGTTTACTAACCAAGGTCCAACCGCGTTTCTTAATAATCCTTTCCTATGCGGCTTTCCTCTACAGAAATCTTGTCTGAACAGTTCACAATCCGTCAACGGAACTGAAAACCCTCCGCCTGGATCCGATAACACAGCTTCGAAGAAGGGACTTAATCCAG GTTTGATCATTCTGATTTCTGTAGCGGATGCTGTTGGAATATCATTCATTGGTCTGATAATACTCTATCTGTACTGGAGAAAGAAGGATTCTCATGGCTGTAGTTGCAGAGGCAAGGAAAAACTGGGTGATAATCCAGGGACCATATTCTCTTCATGCCTCTGTTTCTTTGGTATATCTACAAATGATTCGGATGTTGAATCTGAAAAGGGAGGAAATGGGGCAGCTAGCGGCAGCGGTGTTGGTGGTGGAGAAGGTGATTTAGTTGCCATTGATAAAGGGTTTAGTTTCGAGCTTGACGAACTGTTAAGAGCATCAGCTTATGTATTGGGAAAGAGTGGATTAGGAATTGTATACAAAGTTGTTCTTGGCAATGGTTGTCCTGTTGCAGTTAGGCGATTAGGGGAAGGAGGAGAACAGAGGTATAAGGAATTTGTTGCTGAAGTTCAAGCCATTGGAAGGGTTAAACATCCAAATATCGTCAAATTGAGAGCTTATTATTGGGCTCCTGATGAAAAGCTTCTCATTAGTGATTTCATCTCTAATGGCAATTTGGCATCTGCTCTTCGAG GGAAACCATCATCCAACTTGACATGGTCAACTAGGCTCAGCATAGCAAAAGGAACCGCAAGAGGATTAGCCTACCTCCATGAATGTAGCCCAAGAAAGTTTGTTCATGGTGATATAAAACCATCAAACATCCTTCTCGACAATGATTTCCATCCCTACATATGTGATTTCGGTCTCACCAAACTAATAACCATCACCGGAAACAACCCCTCTTCCTCCGGCGGTTTCATAGGAGGAGCACTTCCTTACCTAAAGTCAGTCCAACAAGACCGTTCATCAAACAACTACAAGGCACCGGAGGCTAGAGTCACCAATACTCGACCTACACAAAAATGGGACGTGTATTCTTTCGGGGTGGTGTTGCTTGAGTTGTTAACGGGGAAGTCGCCGGATAATTCGTCGCCAGGTCAGGCGACGTCAACATCGACGGAGATACAAGATTTGGTGAGGTGGGTAAAGGAAggatttgaagaagaaaaaagaacatTGTCGGATATGGTTGATCCTTGTTTGCTTCATGAATTGGATTGTAAGAAGGAAATGATGGCGGTTATTCATGTGGCGCTTGCGTGTTGTGAATCGGATGCGGAGACGAGGCCGAGGATGAAAACTGTGCTGGAAAATCTTGAAAAGATATAG
- the LOC124920745 gene encoding 60S ribosomal protein L17-1, translating into MVKYSKEPVNVTKSCKARGADLRVHFKNTRETAHAIRKLPLIKAKRYLEDVLVHKQAIPFTRFCRGVGRTAQAKNRHSNGQGRWPVKSAKFILDLLKNAESNAEVKGLDVDALFISHIQVNQAQKQRRRTYRAHGRINPYMSSPCHIELILSEKEEPVRKEPESQLATGKSRSGGSS; encoded by the exons ATG GTCAAATACTCCAAAGAACCGGTTAATGTCACCAAAT CCTGCAAGGCCAGGGGTGCCGATCTGAGAGTTCACTTCaag AACACAAGAGAAACCGCGCACGCTATCAGGAAGCTTCCTTTGATCAAGGCCAAGAGATATTTGGAAGATGTCCTTGTCCACAAGCAAGCTATTCCATTCACCCGTTTCTGTCGTGGTGTTGGAAGAACTGCTCAAGCTAAGAACAGGCATTCTAATGGACAGGGACGTTGGCCTGTCAAGTCTGCAAAGTTCATTCTTGATTTGCTCAAGAATGCTGAAAGCAATGCTGAG GTGAAAGGTCTTGATGTTGATGCCCTCTTCATTTCACATATTCAAGTTAACCAGGCACAGAAACAGAGACGTCGCACGTACCGTGCTCATGGAAGAATTAACC CCTACATGTCTTCCCCTTGCCATATTGAGTTGATTTTATCTGAGAAGGAAGAGCCTGTGAGGAAGGAG CCTGAATCTCAGCTGGCTACTGGAAAATCAAGGAGTGGTGGATCTTCTTAA